Proteins from a genomic interval of Flammeovirgaceae bacterium SG7u.111:
- a CDS encoding SDR family oxidoreductase has translation MILNLKGKTAIVCGSTQGIGKASAIELAKLGARVILCARNEASLQKTMNELDTAEEQVHGYIVADFSEPAEVKSVIDNWVSENGGAHILVNNTGGPAAGSVLEADPKAFLEAFSAHLICNQYLVQALVPYMKQEKYGRIINIISTSVKAPIVGLGVSNTTRGAVASWAKTLATELAADGITVNNVLPGLTMTGRLQSIIDTRAEAQGITSEKMAEQMKAGVPARRFAEPKEVANSVAFLATPEAAFINGINLPVDGGSTPSL, from the coding sequence ATGATATTGAACCTAAAAGGCAAAACAGCAATAGTATGTGGTAGCACGCAAGGTATAGGAAAGGCTTCGGCTATCGAACTGGCAAAATTAGGGGCGAGAGTAATACTTTGTGCCCGAAATGAAGCGTCTTTGCAAAAGACCATGAATGAACTCGATACAGCAGAAGAGCAGGTACATGGGTATATCGTCGCTGATTTTTCTGAACCAGCCGAGGTGAAAAGTGTGATTGACAACTGGGTATCTGAAAATGGAGGAGCGCATATTTTGGTGAACAATACGGGAGGACCTGCTGCAGGCTCTGTGCTTGAAGCTGACCCCAAAGCTTTTTTAGAGGCTTTTTCCGCACACCTTATTTGCAATCAGTACCTCGTGCAGGCACTTGTTCCTTACATGAAACAGGAGAAATATGGTAGGATTATCAATATCATCTCAACTTCGGTGAAAGCTCCTATTGTAGGTCTAGGTGTTTCCAACACTACCCGAGGAGCAGTGGCGAGCTGGGCAAAAACATTGGCAACGGAGTTAGCTGCAGATGGGATCACTGTTAACAATGTGTTACCAGGGCTGACAATGACAGGGCGTTTGCAATCGATTATAGATACTAGGGCGGAGGCTCAAGGGATAACTTCCGAAAAAATGGCTGAACAAATGAAAGCTGGTGTGCCGGCTAGAAGGTTTGCCGAACCCAAGGAAGTGGCAAATTCAGTAGCATTTTTGGCCACGCCTGAAGCTGCATTTATCAATGGAATTAACCTGCCTGTGGATGGAGGAAGTACTCCAAGTTTGTAA
- the gyrB gene encoding DNA topoisomerase (ATP-hydrolyzing) subunit B has product MAENQNNYSAGNIQVLEGLEAVRKRPAMYIGDIGIKGLHHLIWEVVDNSIDEAMAGYCDTITVELHTDNSVEVTDNGRGIPTDYHEKEQKSALEVVMTVLHAGGKFDKDTYKVSGGLHGVGVSCVNALSTDLKVTVRRNGKKHQQEYKIGIPQYDVKEIGTTDSHGTSVRFWPDTSIFTVGVFNYDTVEARIRELSYLNAGIKIILIDHRQKDENGESIQEEFFSEGGLSEFVEFLDSSRQKLLEHPIDMDGEKNGIQVQVAMLYNTSYSENVHSYVNNINTHEGGTHVAGFRRALTRTLKSYADKSGMLDKLKVDISGDDFREGLTAVISVKVPEPQFEGQTKTKLGNSEASGAVDSAVSDTLATYLEENPKAAKVIVQKVIIAAQARHAARKAREMVQRKNVLSGSGLPGKLSDCAEKDPAVCEVYLVEGDSAGGSAKQGRDRHFQAILPLRGKILNVEKAQEHKIYDNEEIKNMITALGVSFGTEDGEKELNMEKLRYHKIIIMTDADIDGSHIRTLILTFFFRYMKPLIENGFVYIAQPPLYLLKKGKKEMYCWSDADRDRMIREMVEPGKESTVGIQRYKGLGEMNPEQLWTTTMDPEFRNLKRVDIESAAEADHLFSMLMGDEVGPRRDFIEKNAKYANVDV; this is encoded by the coding sequence ATGGCAGAAAACCAGAATAACTATTCAGCGGGAAACATCCAAGTGCTCGAAGGCTTGGAAGCGGTAAGGAAACGACCAGCGATGTACATTGGTGATATTGGGATAAAAGGTCTTCACCACCTCATCTGGGAGGTTGTAGATAACTCCATTGATGAAGCCATGGCTGGTTATTGCGACACTATCACGGTGGAGCTCCATACTGACAACTCAGTAGAAGTTACTGATAACGGTCGTGGTATCCCTACAGATTATCACGAAAAAGAACAAAAATCGGCTCTTGAAGTCGTAATGACCGTTCTCCACGCTGGTGGTAAATTTGATAAAGACACATATAAAGTTTCTGGTGGCCTTCACGGTGTGGGTGTATCTTGTGTGAATGCACTTTCTACCGACCTGAAAGTCACTGTAAGGAGAAACGGTAAAAAACACCAACAAGAATATAAAATTGGTATTCCTCAGTACGATGTTAAAGAAATAGGTACTACCGATTCGCACGGTACTTCTGTAAGGTTCTGGCCAGATACAAGCATTTTTACTGTGGGCGTATTCAATTACGACACAGTTGAGGCAAGGATTCGTGAGCTTTCTTATCTTAATGCCGGTATTAAAATCATTTTGATTGACCACCGTCAAAAAGATGAAAATGGCGAGTCTATTCAAGAAGAGTTTTTCTCTGAGGGTGGATTGAGTGAATTTGTTGAGTTTTTGGACTCTTCTCGTCAAAAGCTGCTTGAACATCCTATTGATATGGATGGAGAAAAAAATGGCATTCAAGTACAAGTTGCCATGCTTTATAACACATCGTATTCTGAAAATGTGCACTCTTATGTGAACAATATCAACACACACGAGGGTGGTACGCACGTAGCAGGTTTCCGTAGAGCACTTACCAGAACGCTTAAAAGCTATGCAGATAAGTCTGGGATGTTGGATAAACTGAAAGTAGATATTAGCGGAGATGACTTTAGAGAAGGACTTACCGCTGTAATTTCGGTTAAAGTGCCTGAACCTCAGTTTGAAGGGCAAACAAAAACCAAACTTGGCAACTCAGAAGCCAGTGGTGCGGTTGACTCTGCCGTAAGCGATACGTTGGCTACTTATCTTGAGGAAAACCCTAAAGCAGCTAAAGTTATTGTTCAAAAGGTAATTATTGCGGCACAAGCCCGCCATGCTGCCCGTAAAGCACGGGAAATGGTTCAAAGGAAAAACGTACTTAGCGGTAGCGGACTTCCTGGCAAACTTTCTGACTGCGCTGAAAAAGACCCTGCGGTATGTGAAGTTTACCTAGTAGAAGGGGACTCTGCAGGGGGATCTGCAAAACAAGGTCGTGACAGACACTTCCAAGCAATTTTACCACTTAGAGGTAAGATATTGAATGTGGAAAAAGCACAAGAACATAAGATTTACGACAATGAGGAAATCAAGAATATGATTACCGCACTGGGCGTGTCTTTTGGTACTGAAGATGGCGAAAAAGAGCTGAATATGGAAAAGCTTCGTTACCACAAAATCATCATCATGACGGATGCTGATATTGACGGTAGCCACATTCGTACACTTATCTTGACGTTCTTCTTCCGTTATATGAAGCCATTAATAGAAAATGGATTTGTATATATAGCTCAACCTCCTTTATACTTACTCAAAAAAGGTAAGAAGGAAATGTACTGCTGGTCTGATGCCGATAGGGACAGAATGATTAGGGAAATGGTTGAACCTGGCAAAGAATCGACTGTTGGTATCCAGCGTTACAAAGGTCTTGGTGAAATGAACCCAGAGCAGCTTTGGACAACGACTATGGATCCTGAATTTAGGAACTTGAAGCGTGTAGATATTGAGTCTGCAGCAGAGGCTGACCACTTATTCTCTATGCTGATGGGCGATGAAGTTGGTCCTCGTAGGGACTTCATTGAAAAAAATGCCAAATATGCTAATGTAGATGTTTAA
- a CDS encoding cbb3-type cytochrome c oxidase subunit I: MSAVDINVTGADAHHDDHEHHHGGFFSTYVFSTDHKMIAKQYLITGLIWALIGGLLSVVFRIQLGFPEADLSFLKPILGHWINESGKLDQQFYLAAVTMHGTIMVFFVLTAGLSGTFSNFLIPLQIGARDMASGFMNMLSYWFFFASSVIMFTSLFLETGPASGGWVVYPPLSALPQAMPGSGLGMTMWLVAMAFFIASSLLGGINYIATVINLRTKGMSFTKMPLTIWSFFLTAVIGLLSFPVLLAAALLLIFDRSFGTSFYLDQIYIGGEALTNVGGSPLLYQHLFWFLGHPEVYIVLLPALGITSEIISTNSRKPIFGYKAMIGSMMGITVLSFIVWAHHMFVSGMNPFLGSIFMFLTLIIAVPSAVKSFNYLTTLWRGNIIFTPAMLFSIGLVSLFISGGLTGILLGNSAVDIQLHDTYFVVAHFHLVMGSASFFGMMAGVYHWYPKMFGRMMNAKLGYFHFWATFIGVYLVFFPMHYIGIAGFPRRYYSFTNFDAFNSFTDLNAFISIAAIVTVSGQLVFAFNFFYSIFKGKLAPLNPWNSNTLEWTTPRFPGHGNWVGEIPTVYRWPYDYSKPDADKDGYGDFIPQHIPLSDTPASNLPMEKEIAKFEKEELEKGEDKKSIETHE, translated from the coding sequence ATGTCTGCTGTAGATATAAATGTTACGGGTGCAGATGCTCACCACGATGATCACGAACATCACCATGGTGGTTTCTTTTCAACCTATGTATTTTCAACGGATCATAAAATGATCGCCAAACAGTACCTTATCACTGGTTTGATTTGGGCACTGATTGGAGGATTGCTTTCTGTAGTTTTCAGGATACAACTTGGTTTTCCTGAAGCCGATTTGAGCTTTTTAAAACCAATCTTAGGTCACTGGATTAATGAATCAGGTAAATTAGATCAGCAGTTCTATTTGGCTGCGGTAACGATGCACGGTACTATTATGGTATTCTTTGTATTGACTGCTGGTTTGAGTGGAACATTCTCTAACTTCCTAATTCCTTTGCAAATTGGTGCTAGAGACATGGCTTCTGGCTTTATGAACATGCTTTCTTATTGGTTCTTCTTTGCTTCCAGTGTTATCATGTTTACCTCATTGTTCCTTGAAACAGGACCTGCTTCTGGTGGATGGGTAGTTTACCCTCCTTTGAGCGCTTTGCCTCAAGCCATGCCAGGTTCAGGATTAGGTATGACTATGTGGTTGGTTGCTATGGCTTTCTTTATTGCATCCTCACTTTTAGGTGGTATCAACTACATTGCTACGGTAATTAACTTGAGGACAAAGGGAATGTCTTTCACTAAAATGCCACTTACCATTTGGTCATTCTTTTTGACAGCGGTAATTGGCCTATTGTCTTTCCCAGTTCTTTTAGCAGCAGCGTTGCTTTTGATATTCGATAGAAGCTTTGGTACTTCATTTTACCTCGACCAGATTTACATTGGCGGAGAGGCGTTGACTAACGTAGGTGGTAGCCCTCTTTTGTACCAGCATTTGTTCTGGTTCTTAGGTCACCCTGAGGTATATATCGTACTACTTCCTGCTTTGGGTATCACTTCAGAAATTATCTCGACCAATTCTCGTAAGCCGATTTTCGGTTACAAAGCAATGATTGGTTCAATGATGGGGATTACAGTCCTTTCGTTTATCGTTTGGGCTCACCACATGTTCGTATCAGGAATGAACCCTTTCCTAGGTTCTATTTTTATGTTCTTGACATTGATCATTGCGGTTCCTTCAGCGGTAAAGTCGTTTAACTACTTAACTACTCTTTGGAGAGGTAATATAATATTTACCCCGGCGATGCTTTTCTCAATCGGATTGGTTTCGTTGTTTATTTCAGGTGGTCTTACGGGTATTTTGCTAGGTAATTCAGCAGTTGATATCCAACTTCACGATACATATTTTGTTGTAGCTCACTTTCACCTTGTAATGGGTAGTGCATCGTTCTTTGGAATGATGGCGGGTGTGTACCATTGGTATCCTAAGATGTTTGGTAGAATGATGAATGCGAAGCTTGGTTACTTCCACTTCTGGGCTACTTTTATAGGTGTCTACTTGGTATTTTTCCCAATGCATTACATCGGTATTGCTGGTTTCCCAAGAAGGTACTATTCATTTACTAACTTCGATGCTTTCAATTCATTTACCGATCTGAATGCATTCATTAGTATTGCGGCTATCGTAACCGTATCTGGTCAGTTAGTATTTGCTTTCAATTTCTTCTACAGCATCTTTAAAGGCAAGCTAGCTCCATTGAACCCTTGGAATTCAAATACCTTGGAATGGACTACTCCACGTTTCCCTGGCCATGGCAACTGGGTAGGTGAGATACCAACTGTTTATCGTTGGCCTTACGATTACTCTAAGCCAGATGCTGACAAAGATGGTTATGGTGACTTTATCCCTCAGCATATTCCTTTATCTGACACTCCTGCATCAAACTTGCCTATGGAAAAAGAGATAGCTAAGTTTGAAAAAGAAGAGCTAGAAAAAGGTGAGGATAAGAAAAGTATAGAGACTCACGAGTAA